One stretch of Mobula birostris isolate sMobBir1 chromosome 5, sMobBir1.hap1, whole genome shotgun sequence DNA includes these proteins:
- the hand2 gene encoding heart- and neural crest derivatives-expressed protein 2, producing MSLVGGFPHHPVVHDGYPFAAAAAAAAASRCHEESPYFHGWLISHAEMSPPDYTMAPNYSPEYANGGGGLDHTSYGGVSSAVAAAAAGGRPTKRRGTANRKERRRTQSINSAFAELRECIPNVPADTKLSKIKTLRLATSYIAYLMDLLAKDDQNGETEAFKAEIKKVDVKEEKRKRELNEVLKNTVSSNDKKTKGRTGWPQHVWALELKQ from the exons ATGAGTTTAGTTGGAGGATTTCCTCATCACCCTGTGGTACACGATGGTTATCCGTTCGCCGCGGCGGCAGCTGCGGCGGCCGCCAGCCGCTGTCATGAAGAGAGCCCTTACTTCCACGGTTGGCTCATCAGTCACGCCGAGATGTCTCCCCCCGACTACACGATGGCGCCCAACTACAGCCCCGAGTACGCGAACGGCGGCGGGGGCCTCGATCACACGTCGTACGGGGGTGTTTCGTCGGCagtggcggcggcggcggcggggGGCCGACCGACCAAACGCAGGGGCACGGCCAACCGCAAGGAGAGGCGCAGGACTCAGAGCATCAACAGCGCCTTCGCCGAGCTACGGGAGTGCATCCCCAACGTGCCCGCGGACACCAAGCTATCCAAGATCAAAACCTTGCGTCTAGCCACCAGCTACATCGCCTACCTCATGGACCTTCTGGCGAAGGATGACCAGAATGGAGAGACGGAGGCCTTCAAAGCGGAAATCAAGAAGGTGGATGTTAAGGAGGAAAAGAGGAAGCGAGAGTTG AATGAAGTTCTGAAGAATACAGTCAGCAGCAACGACAAGAAAACAAAAGGAAGGACTGGTTGGCCACAGCACGTCTGGGCTTTGGAACTCAAACAGTGA